In the genome of Nakaseomyces glabratus chromosome K, complete sequence, the window ACGGACGAAGATAATGTAGCAGTGAACAGCATAGTTTGTCTTGCAGCTAATTCGTCTGCCATCAAGTGTGATAAGATTGACTTCATTTGATCTTCAAAACCTAAATCGATCATTCTATCTGCTTCATCTAAGACCAAACTCTGAATCTTGTTCAAAACCACTAAATGATTATCAAGGACATCTAGTAAGCGACCAGGGGTGGCAATAAGTATATCACAACCATTCCTGAGAGTATGCGATATGTCACTCATTGAATGCCCACCCACTATTGAAACGGCATTGAggtttttcttgttctccCAAGCACTTAATAGTCTATTAATCTCCTGAGAAATCTGCTGTGCTAACTCCCTTGTCGGTACCAGTACCAAGGCCAAAGGTCCATCCAGCGTTTTCAGATTTACAGGTCGTGCAGGTAAAGCATCGAGTCTTGCCAAGATAGGTATTGAGAACGCCAACGTCTTACCCGAACCCGTAGAGGCGATACCCAGGATATCCCGTGGTACAGATTTATTACTTGAAATAGCATTAGGTATAGTGATTCTCTGGATAGCAGTGGGCTCGTCAAATCCCATCCCCTCAGTTAACGCCCGCACTAGATCGGTTGGAATAACATTCGTTTCACTCCAATTCCTCAGTGGATGCTTCACGGCACCTTTCCCTTTGCTAGTAATATTGAACTCTTCACGCATAATTCTCCAATCTCTCTCATCCATTTCCACTAGCAGCTTTTCCCGCCAACTCTTACCCAAGTACTGCGCTTCCAAATCATCACCTTGGTCTTCTTGCTGCCGTATCCTCTCTAATATAACAGGGTTCACAATCGGTTGGTACCCTTCCAATGTATTATCAGCGGGATCCCAGTCGAAATCCAAACGtttgctcttcttcttactCTCTCGAGCACTATCCTCGGCCACCTCATCTACATTACGCTTCTTGGCATACTC includes:
- the PRP28 gene encoding mRNA splicing protein PRP28 (CAGL0K11198g~Ortholog(s) have RNA binding, first spliceosomal transesterification activity, role in mRNA 5'-splice site recognition and U5 snRNP localization), whose protein sequence is MLVLRKFRWRKWTAETLESTKMTRPIDVHQLLKSRSAGPKYMSVEERERVVIEHSNDEVDLGVEYAKKRNVDEVAEDSARESKKKSKRLDFDWDPADNTLEGYQPIVNPVILERIRQQEDQGDDLEAQYLGKSWREKLLVEMDERDWRIMREEFNITSKGKGAVKHPLRNWSETNVIPTDLVRALTEGMGFDEPTAIQRITIPNAISSNKSVPRDILGIASTGSGKTLAFSIPILARLDALPARPVNLKTLDGPLALVLVPTRELAQQISQEINRLLSAWENKKNLNAVSIVGGHSMSDISHTLRNGCDILIATPGRLLDVLDNHLVVLNKIQSLVLDEADRMIDLGFEDQMKSILSHLMADELAARQTMLFTATLSSSVESIAKGYLKNPLHVSVGSRWDSDKPLITQVVRHTGDDDKKLSFLKDDLIKNGLPAIIFINYKETADWLTLRLSDRFNIVTLHGSKSQSQRESAIQKLKSGTANVLIATNVAARGLDIPDVALVVNFQMSKKFDDYIHRIGRTGRAGKTGIAVTYLTGEEDPQLIKQLAKYVKDVDPNKENDFPEECAKHFGIVSETRNRIIY